One Bombus pyrosoma isolate SC7728 linkage group LG11, ASM1482585v1, whole genome shotgun sequence DNA segment encodes these proteins:
- the LOC122572509 gene encoding uncharacterized protein LOC122572509 isoform X11, giving the protein MESSSIPVEVRSEVSQRSRKARWNDFSEFLARRRRPKRVRVLKRRNAIRSRRRSGSGVTDSQQQQQQQQKQQEGLGPDEMWAPGGLGPHRELPVDVPDTLLQKAYPNKVKNRSSDYRNEIRGPRSASDLDLSLNLKNDTLKSPPRTNQVDERARIVSAVDCTDVTDATCGRQCVRTNGQPPMLKIELKIESENLEDEDECGKEKKREASKEALDTDKYRNRSPSALSSPDLKNLKKNLKDFEEDEEDEGVNEDSSGQKESSVDVDVEEDYPFAKEDYPTMLKTCSDDSASPRSSSGRSDSTAPLDSSLVLRHAKNRGKDSPTYDARRIDLGSPCRPVVPEIKVAPLFGRARDATSFDNPAYGLADLQDLQGLLMRSDEVSDLTRLIDEQCAIPRIPRDPQDRVSSPGRSKDQHQHQRGSELAKSSEPSAPSGKSVKSSKPRRQEDRAKLKAKTRSLDVEELIRAGSSDDLLGIESGSSLSSSSRQRPKKKRHQQISSGYSTLRSDASTDLEHVDRSFLVVGGKTYREVAVDCPPDFVPVTKCHPVYPPPNKTPGSSKHNTLEPKRERNGTIGRDNGGLTMHGDDGSRDSCATSIVASPCVRSNDLGSFVTLPTAGDQSIAATENVVARSPRTLDRKHEKKVRSKVKSLLFDSFFSIVHHETRKSTLLHASATSTSNRSDSSTKTADRCSDHDHLCDSDSSSRRVLQISDNRSNDLMPTEVIFDDSCNASCFDDRLQPARGSNGVSRSSILSDLREKAEESFSPNCRELFVFAQRREKPVTRRNPQVRFSYEPTGDLSRTGACTVIFSVDRIQDEETRGKNTCPSNDVGSFNDDLFAERSSIQRTPVRLSFVREADQNCSNSLRELSRGKVGSSDAEASECRRNGSDRALQESPNAQNFTNSRLSLEYKRCKVLDVDNRNSDGLRTSQGAWKSETELPTVSLDMDRPVGIQCWRSESNLFARWNEDRGELRDSSDTKRASTNETIPCMGGRKKCTYTYEHFDDLDHHQTGLNGVKPAIPPRDQKRAPARPPKDNLRLSTQNNNVESTDNANAEPTQQQLHSIRKYQEQLRKRKDEEERQEILNRSLRGSTKLHALESHATSLSGQENLAYAQDEVTTTTVSRAPHVTASATLEVEEPPRPLTYGEVVATLERLQLQLRNISGALGISGPGVEAELEAVRTLLVQSRFASALATHHALRNRLRSNKVLKHHAEDASSLARDCVDILEKWQSSSTATGVGGAETIAAVEELTGILTSYDMEALLLAHDSIISYVDGLQRKQSPSSSSPSGPPSPTSSWRGSRVVDNIKIIRIEKTNEPLGATVRNEGDAVIIGRVVRGGAADKSGLLHEGDEVLEVNGVEMRGKSVNEVCDILAGMQGSLTFLVLPAPTSHRNNLSSRREDTNQIQHIRAHFDYDPEEDPYIPCRELGVSFQKGDVLHVISQEDPNWWQAYREGEEDQTLAGLVPSKAFQHQRESMKQTIAGDKSTVRGSKKSSTLLCARKNPKKKKRNKFGANYNDDGYPHYATTAIDDYDSEEVLTYEEVALYYPRANHKRPVVLIGPPNIGRHELRQRLMQDSERFAAAIPHTSRPRKDSEVDGQDYHFISRSQFESDILCRKFVEHGEYEKAYYGTSVEAIRSVVNSGKICVLNLHPQSLKILRNSDLKPYVVFVAPPSLEKLRQKRIKNNESFKEEELKDIIEKAREMEDKYGHLFDMIIINTDTDRAYNQLLTEINSLEREPQWVPASWVQ; this is encoded by the exons ATGGAGTCGTCTAGCATTCCCGTAGAGGTTAGGTCAGAAGTGTCGCAGCGGAGTCGTAAAGCAAGATGGAACGATTTTAGCGAATTCCTAGCAAGAAGAAGACGGCCGAAGAGAGTTCGAGTGCTCAAGAGGCGCAATGCGATTAG GTCCCGAAGGCGTAGCGGCAGTGGCGTGACGGACtcgcagcagcaacagcagcagcagcagaaGCAGCAGGAAGGGCTGGGTCCCGATGAGATGTGGGCTCCTGGCGGGCTAGGGCCTCACCGGGAGCTACCAGTCGACGTACCCGACACCCTTCTACAGAAGGCCTACCCCAACAAGGTAAAGAACCGCTCGTCCGATTATCGGAACGAGATTCGTGGTCCCCGTAGCGCTAGCGACCTCGACCTCTCCCTAAACCTTAAAAACGACACCCTTAAATCGCCACCACGCACCAACCAAGTCGACGAACGCGCTAGAATCGTGTCGGCCGTGGATTGCACGGACGTGACGGATGCGACCTGCGGTAGGCAGTGCGTTCGAACGAACGGTCAGCCGCCGATGCTGAAGATCGAACTGAAGATCGAGTCGGAGAACctcgaggacgaggacgagtgcggaaaagagaagaagagagaagctTCGAAGGAAGCGTTGGACACGGACAAATATAGGAACAGGAGTCCGTCGGCGTTGAGTTCGCCGGACTTGAAGAACTTGAAGAAGAATCTGAAGGATTTCGAGGAGGACGAGGAGGACGAAGGAGTGAACGAGGATAGCAGCGGACAGAAGGAGTCGAGCGTTGACGTGGACGTGGAAGAGGATTATCCATTCGCCAAGGAGGACTATCCGACCATGTTGAAGACCTGCAGCGACGACTCGGCCAGCCCGAGAAGCTCCTCGGGAAGGTCGGACAGTACCGCTCCGCTGGACAGTAGCCTGGTGTTGAGACACGCGAAAAACCGTGGCAAAGATTCGCCCACGTACGACGCTAGAAGGATAGATCTTGGCTCACCGTGCAGACCCGTGGTGCCGGAGATCAAAGTAGCGCCTCTGTTCGGCCGAGCCAGGGACGCCACGTCCTTCGACAATCCTGCCTACGGTCTGGCCGATCTGCAGGATCTACAGGGCCTTCTGATGAGGTCCGACGAAGTGTCCGACCTAACCAGGCTCATAGACGAACAGTGCGCGATTCCGAGGATTCCGCGTGATCCGCAGGACAGGGTGTCGTCCCCTGGCCGTAGCAAGGATCAACATCAGCACCAACGTGGCAGCGAATTGGCCAAGTCGTCGGAACCGAGCGCTCCATCCGGCAAATCGGTGAAATCGTCGAAACCGAGGCGTCAAGAGGACAGAGCGAAGCTGAAGGCGAAGACGAGGAGTCTGGACGTGGAGGAGCTGATACGAGCGGGATCGAGCGACGATCTGTTGGGAATCGAGTCTGGCAGCAGTCTCTCCTCGTCCTCGAGGCAGCGGCCCAAGAAGAAGAGGCACCAGCAGATCTCCAGTGGCTACTCTACCCTGAGGAGCGACGCGTCCACCGATCTCGAGCACGTCGATCGTAGCTTTCTGGTGGTCGGCGGCAAAACCTATCGCGAGGTGGCCGTCGACTGTCCGCCCGATTTCGTCCCCGTGACCAAGTGCCACCCTGTCTATCCTCCGCCGAACAAGACGCCCGGAAGCAGCAAGCACAACACCCTCGAGCCGAAACGCGAACGTAACGGCACTATCGGCAGGGATAACGGTGGCTTGACGATGCACGGGGACGACGGGAGTCGCGACTCGTGCGCTACGAGCATCGTGGCCTCGCCCTGCGTTCGCTCGAACGACCTTGGTAGCTTCGTCACGCTACCAACCGCTGGCGATCAGAGTATAGCTGCCACGGAGAACGTAGTTGCTAGATCACCCCGTACGTTAGACAGAAAGCACGAGAAGAAGGTAAGGTCCAAAGTCAAGAGTCTGCTTTTCGATAGCTTCTTCTCTATCGTGCACCACGAAACACGCAAAAGTACGTTGCTTCACGCTTCTGCTACCAGCACCTCTAATCGCTCAGACAGTAGCACTAAAACCGCTGACAGGTGCTCGGACCATGACCATCTCTGCGATTCCGACAGCAGCTCGCGTcgtgttttacaaatttccgATAATCGCTCGAACGATCTCATGCCGACCGAAGTCATCTTCGACGATAGCTGTAACGCGTCGTGCTTTGACGATCGTCTTCAGCCTGCACGAGGATCCAACGGTGTCTCGCGATCTTCCATATTATCCGATCTCAGAGAAAAAGCAGAGGAATCGTTTTCGCCCAATTGTCGCGAGTTGTTCGTCTTTGCACAGCGACGCGAGAAACCGGTGACTCGCAGAAACCCGCAGGTTCGTTTCTCTTACGAACCGACCGGCGATCTTTCGCGTACCGGCGCCTGCACTGTGATTTTTTCGGTTGACCGGATCCAGGACGAAGAAACGCGAGGCAAAAATACCTGTCCATCGAACGACGTAGGTTCCTTTAACGATGATCTATTCGCcgaacgatcgtcgattcAACGTACTCCCGTACGTTTGTCGTTCGTTAGAGAAGCTGATCAAAATTGTAGCAACTCGTTGCGCGAATTATCACGCGGTAAAGTTGGTTCGTCGGATGCGGAGGCCTCCGAGTGTCGAAGAAACGGAAGCGACCGCGCGTTACAGGAATCGCCGAATGCGCAGAATTTCACGAATTCGCGGCTGTCTCTCGAATATAAAAGATGCAAAGTTCTCGATGTCGATAATCGTAACTCGGACGGATTGAGAACGAGCCAGGGCGCGTGGAAAAGCGAAACTGAATTACCGACCGTTAGTTTGGACATGGATCGTCCTGTCGGTATTCAATGCTGGCGATCGGAATCGAATTTGTTCGCGCGGTGGAACGAAGATCGGGGCGAGCTACGCGACTCTAGCGACACGAAAAGGGCATCGACGAACGAGACGATACCGTGCATGGGTGGCAGGAAGAAATGTACGTACACGTACGAGCACTTCGACGATCTTGACCATCACCAG ACCGGTTTGAACGGGGTGAAACCTGCCATCCCCCCGAGAGATCAAAAGAGGGCACCTGCCAGACCGCCGAAAGATAATCTACGTTTGTCCACGCAGAACAATAATGTGGAGAGCACCGATAACGCGAATGCCGAGCCCACGCAACAGCAACTGCATTCCATCAGGAAATATCAG GAACAGCTGCGGAAACGAAAGGATGAAGAGGAGAGACAGGAGATACTCAATCGGTCGCTACGCGGCTCCACCAAGTTGCACGCGTTGGAAAGCCACGCGACCAGTCTCTCGGGTCAGGAAAATCTCGCGTACGCCCAAGACGAGGTGACCACCACCACCGTCAGCCGCGCACCGCATGTCACCGCGAGCGCCACGCTAGAAGTCGAGGAGCCTCCCAGGCCCCTCA CGTACGGAGAGGTCGTCGCGACGCTGGAGAGGCTACAGCTTCAGTTGCGCAATATTTCCGGTGCTCTAGGCATCTCGGGACCCGGCGTGGAAGCGGAACTCGAAGCGGTGCGGACGCTTCTGGTGCAAAGTCGATTCGCGTCTGCCCTCGCCACACATCACGCCCTCAGAAATCGCTTAAGATCCAACAAAGTTCTCAAACATCACGCTGAAGACGCTTCCAGTTTGGCTCGCGAC TGTGTAGACATACTGGAGAAATGGCAGTCGTCGTCGACGGCAACAGGTGTCGGCGGAGCGGAAACGATCGCCGCCGTGGAGGAGCTGACCGGAATTTTGACGAGCTACGATATGGAAGCTCTTCTACTCGCTCACGACTCTATCATCTCTTACGTCGACGGATTACAAAGGAAACAGAGTCCTTCATCCTCGTCGCCGAGCGGTCCTCCGAGCCCTACCTCTAGCTGGAGAGGCTCCCGGGTCGTGGacaacattaaaattattagaatcgaGAAAACTAACGAACCTTTAGGTGCTACGGTTAGGAACGAGGGTGACGCTGTTATAATAG GTCGTGTTGTACGCGGAGGAGCGGCAGACAAGTCTGGACTCCTACACGAAGGCGATGAAGTTCTGGAAGTAAATGGCGTGGAAATGCGTGGCAAGAGCGTGAACGAGGTATGCGATATTCTAGCCGGTATGCAGGGTAGTCTGACTTTCCTCGTGCTCCCGGCACCCACGAGTCACAGGAACAATCTGTCAAGTAGAAGGGAAGACACAAATCAG ATACAACACATACGAGCCCACTTCGACTATGATCCCGAAGAAGATCCTTATATACCGTGTCGAGAATTGGGTGTCAGTTTCCAAAAGGGTGACGTGTTACACGTGATCTCTCAAGAGGATCCTAACTGGTGGCAGGCGTATAGAGAGGGTGAAGAGGATCAGACTTTGGCTGGCTTGGTACCTAGCAAAGCCTTCCAACACCA GCGAGAATCCATGAAACAGACTATCGCCGGAGACAAATCGACCGTGCGCGGCTCCAAGAAATCCAGTACGTTGTTGTGCGCCAGAAAGAatccaaagaagaaaaaacgaaacaagTTCGGGGCGAACTACAATGACGACGGGTATCCGCATTACGCAACGACTGCCATTGACG ATTATGACAGCGAGGAGGTGCTTACGTATGAAGAAGTCGCGTTGTATTATCCAAGGGCGAATCACAAAAGACCGGTAGTCCTAATAGGGCCACCAAATATTGGACGACACGAGCTGAGACAGAGGCTGATGCAAGACAGCGAGCGTTTCGCAGCGGCAATTCCTC ACACGAGTCGTCCCAGGAAGGATTCGGAAGTGGACGGCCAGGACTACCACTTCATTTCACGTTCTCAATTCGAGTCCGATATTCTTTGTCGAAAGTTCGTCGAGCACGGCGAATACGAAAAAGCTTATTACGGTACCTCCGTGGAGGCTATACGATCCGTTGTAAATTCCGGTAAAATTTGTGTTCTTAATCTCCATCCGCAAAGCCTGAAGATCCTTCGAAATTCGGACTTGAAACCGTACGTGGTGTTCGTGGCGCCGCCGAGTTTGGAGAAGCTACGACAGAAGAGGATCAAGAATAACGAGAGCTTCAAGGAGGAGGAGTTAAAGGACATTATAGAGAAAGCGCGGGAAATGGAGGACAAATACGGTCATCTGTTCGATATGATCATTATAAATACGGACACGGATCGAGCGTACAATCAGCTGCTGACGGAGATCAATTCGTTGGAACGGGAGCCTCAATGGGTGCCTGCGTCTTGGGTTCAATAA
- the LOC122572509 gene encoding uncharacterized protein LOC122572509 isoform X8, protein MFICVFMTNFSAQKLITQHAPDINEAVASTSGDSASKNVTGNQITVTLVDKEQITNVFTPKLSNGTIPKGIVKETKEAKEGKDAAEKQQTCPEETKLLTPVQGGRVGERRASSPFQNGQTEVLIGELEGGPRSPRGSTSSAVNDANFLNTPDERDDQKPIYRSRRRSGSGVTDSQQQQQQQQKQQEGLGPDEMWAPGGLGPHRELPVDVPDTLLQKAYPNKVKNRSSDYRNEIRGPRSASDLDLSLNLKNDTLKSPPRTNQVDERARIVSAVDCTDVTDATCGRQCVRTNGQPPMLKIELKIESENLEDEDECGKEKKREASKEALDTDKYRNRSPSALSSPDLKNLKKNLKDFEEDEEDEGVNEDSSGQKESSVDVDVEEDYPFAKEDYPTMLKTCSDDSASPRSSSGRSDSTAPLDSSLVLRHAKNRGKDSPTYDARRIDLGSPCRPVVPEIKVAPLFGRARDATSFDNPAYGLADLQDLQGLLMRSDEVSDLTRLIDEQCAIPRIPRDPQDRVSSPGRSKDQHQHQRGSELAKSSEPSAPSGKSVKSSKPRRQEDRAKLKAKTRSLDVEELIRAGSSDDLLGIESGSSLSSSSRQRPKKKRHQQISSGYSTLRSDASTDLEHVDRSFLVVGGKTYREVAVDCPPDFVPVTKCHPVYPPPNKTPGSSKHNTLEPKRERNGTIGRDNGGLTMHGDDGSRDSCATSIVASPCVRSNDLGSFVTLPTAGDQSIAATENVVARSPRTLDRKHEKKVRSKVKSLLFDSFFSIVHHETRKSTLLHASATSTSNRSDSSTKTADRCSDHDHLCDSDSSSRRVLQISDNRSNDLMPTEVIFDDSCNASCFDDRLQPARGSNGVSRSSILSDLREKAEESFSPNCRELFVFAQRREKPVTRRNPQVRFSYEPTGDLSRTGACTVIFSVDRIQDEETRGKNTCPSNDVGSFNDDLFAERSSIQRTPVRLSFVREADQNCSNSLRELSRGKVGSSDAEASECRRNGSDRALQESPNAQNFTNSRLSLEYKRCKVLDVDNRNSDGLRTSQGAWKSETELPTVSLDMDRPVGIQCWRSESNLFARWNEDRGELRDSSDTKRASTNETIPCMGGRKKCTYTYEHFDDLDHHQTGLNGVKPAIPPRDQKRAPARPPKDNLRLSTQNNNVESTDNANAEPTQQQLHSIRKYQEQLRKRKDEEERQEILNRSLRGSTKLHALESHATSLSGQENLAYAQDEVTTTTVSRAPHVTASATLEVEEPPRPLTYGEVVATLERLQLQLRNISGALGISGPGVEAELEAVRTLLVQSRFASALATHHALRNRLRSNKVLKHHAEDASSLARDCVDILEKWQSSSTATGVGGAETIAAVEELTGILTSYDMEALLLAHDSIISYVDGLQRKQSPSSSSPSGPPSPTSSWRGSRVVDNIKIIRIEKTNEPLGATVRNEGDAVIIGRVVRGGAADKSGLLHEGDEVLEVNGVEMRGKSVNEVCDILAGMQGSLTFLVLPAPTSHRNNLSSRREDTNQIQHIRAHFDYDPEEDPYIPCRELGVSFQKGDVLHVISQEDPNWWQAYREGEEDQTLAGLVPSKAFQHQRESMKQTIAGDKSTVRGSKKSSTLLCARKNPKKKKRNKFGANYNDDGYPHYATTAIDDYDSEEVLTYEEVALYYPRANHKRPVVLIGPPNIGRHELRQRLMQDSERFAAAIPHTSRPRKDSEVDGQDYHFISRSQFESDILCRKFVEHGEYEKAYYGTSVEAIRSVVNSGKICVLNLHPQSLKILRNSDLKPYVVFVAPPSLEKLRQKRIKNNESFKEEELKDIIEKAREMEDKYGHLFDMIIINTDTDRAYNQLLTEINSLEREPQWVPASWVQ, encoded by the exons GTCCCGAAGGCGTAGCGGCAGTGGCGTGACGGACtcgcagcagcaacagcagcagcagcagaaGCAGCAGGAAGGGCTGGGTCCCGATGAGATGTGGGCTCCTGGCGGGCTAGGGCCTCACCGGGAGCTACCAGTCGACGTACCCGACACCCTTCTACAGAAGGCCTACCCCAACAAGGTAAAGAACCGCTCGTCCGATTATCGGAACGAGATTCGTGGTCCCCGTAGCGCTAGCGACCTCGACCTCTCCCTAAACCTTAAAAACGACACCCTTAAATCGCCACCACGCACCAACCAAGTCGACGAACGCGCTAGAATCGTGTCGGCCGTGGATTGCACGGACGTGACGGATGCGACCTGCGGTAGGCAGTGCGTTCGAACGAACGGTCAGCCGCCGATGCTGAAGATCGAACTGAAGATCGAGTCGGAGAACctcgaggacgaggacgagtgcggaaaagagaagaagagagaagctTCGAAGGAAGCGTTGGACACGGACAAATATAGGAACAGGAGTCCGTCGGCGTTGAGTTCGCCGGACTTGAAGAACTTGAAGAAGAATCTGAAGGATTTCGAGGAGGACGAGGAGGACGAAGGAGTGAACGAGGATAGCAGCGGACAGAAGGAGTCGAGCGTTGACGTGGACGTGGAAGAGGATTATCCATTCGCCAAGGAGGACTATCCGACCATGTTGAAGACCTGCAGCGACGACTCGGCCAGCCCGAGAAGCTCCTCGGGAAGGTCGGACAGTACCGCTCCGCTGGACAGTAGCCTGGTGTTGAGACACGCGAAAAACCGTGGCAAAGATTCGCCCACGTACGACGCTAGAAGGATAGATCTTGGCTCACCGTGCAGACCCGTGGTGCCGGAGATCAAAGTAGCGCCTCTGTTCGGCCGAGCCAGGGACGCCACGTCCTTCGACAATCCTGCCTACGGTCTGGCCGATCTGCAGGATCTACAGGGCCTTCTGATGAGGTCCGACGAAGTGTCCGACCTAACCAGGCTCATAGACGAACAGTGCGCGATTCCGAGGATTCCGCGTGATCCGCAGGACAGGGTGTCGTCCCCTGGCCGTAGCAAGGATCAACATCAGCACCAACGTGGCAGCGAATTGGCCAAGTCGTCGGAACCGAGCGCTCCATCCGGCAAATCGGTGAAATCGTCGAAACCGAGGCGTCAAGAGGACAGAGCGAAGCTGAAGGCGAAGACGAGGAGTCTGGACGTGGAGGAGCTGATACGAGCGGGATCGAGCGACGATCTGTTGGGAATCGAGTCTGGCAGCAGTCTCTCCTCGTCCTCGAGGCAGCGGCCCAAGAAGAAGAGGCACCAGCAGATCTCCAGTGGCTACTCTACCCTGAGGAGCGACGCGTCCACCGATCTCGAGCACGTCGATCGTAGCTTTCTGGTGGTCGGCGGCAAAACCTATCGCGAGGTGGCCGTCGACTGTCCGCCCGATTTCGTCCCCGTGACCAAGTGCCACCCTGTCTATCCTCCGCCGAACAAGACGCCCGGAAGCAGCAAGCACAACACCCTCGAGCCGAAACGCGAACGTAACGGCACTATCGGCAGGGATAACGGTGGCTTGACGATGCACGGGGACGACGGGAGTCGCGACTCGTGCGCTACGAGCATCGTGGCCTCGCCCTGCGTTCGCTCGAACGACCTTGGTAGCTTCGTCACGCTACCAACCGCTGGCGATCAGAGTATAGCTGCCACGGAGAACGTAGTTGCTAGATCACCCCGTACGTTAGACAGAAAGCACGAGAAGAAGGTAAGGTCCAAAGTCAAGAGTCTGCTTTTCGATAGCTTCTTCTCTATCGTGCACCACGAAACACGCAAAAGTACGTTGCTTCACGCTTCTGCTACCAGCACCTCTAATCGCTCAGACAGTAGCACTAAAACCGCTGACAGGTGCTCGGACCATGACCATCTCTGCGATTCCGACAGCAGCTCGCGTcgtgttttacaaatttccgATAATCGCTCGAACGATCTCATGCCGACCGAAGTCATCTTCGACGATAGCTGTAACGCGTCGTGCTTTGACGATCGTCTTCAGCCTGCACGAGGATCCAACGGTGTCTCGCGATCTTCCATATTATCCGATCTCAGAGAAAAAGCAGAGGAATCGTTTTCGCCCAATTGTCGCGAGTTGTTCGTCTTTGCACAGCGACGCGAGAAACCGGTGACTCGCAGAAACCCGCAGGTTCGTTTCTCTTACGAACCGACCGGCGATCTTTCGCGTACCGGCGCCTGCACTGTGATTTTTTCGGTTGACCGGATCCAGGACGAAGAAACGCGAGGCAAAAATACCTGTCCATCGAACGACGTAGGTTCCTTTAACGATGATCTATTCGCcgaacgatcgtcgattcAACGTACTCCCGTACGTTTGTCGTTCGTTAGAGAAGCTGATCAAAATTGTAGCAACTCGTTGCGCGAATTATCACGCGGTAAAGTTGGTTCGTCGGATGCGGAGGCCTCCGAGTGTCGAAGAAACGGAAGCGACCGCGCGTTACAGGAATCGCCGAATGCGCAGAATTTCACGAATTCGCGGCTGTCTCTCGAATATAAAAGATGCAAAGTTCTCGATGTCGATAATCGTAACTCGGACGGATTGAGAACGAGCCAGGGCGCGTGGAAAAGCGAAACTGAATTACCGACCGTTAGTTTGGACATGGATCGTCCTGTCGGTATTCAATGCTGGCGATCGGAATCGAATTTGTTCGCGCGGTGGAACGAAGATCGGGGCGAGCTACGCGACTCTAGCGACACGAAAAGGGCATCGACGAACGAGACGATACCGTGCATGGGTGGCAGGAAGAAATGTACGTACACGTACGAGCACTTCGACGATCTTGACCATCACCAG ACCGGTTTGAACGGGGTGAAACCTGCCATCCCCCCGAGAGATCAAAAGAGGGCACCTGCCAGACCGCCGAAAGATAATCTACGTTTGTCCACGCAGAACAATAATGTGGAGAGCACCGATAACGCGAATGCCGAGCCCACGCAACAGCAACTGCATTCCATCAGGAAATATCAG GAACAGCTGCGGAAACGAAAGGATGAAGAGGAGAGACAGGAGATACTCAATCGGTCGCTACGCGGCTCCACCAAGTTGCACGCGTTGGAAAGCCACGCGACCAGTCTCTCGGGTCAGGAAAATCTCGCGTACGCCCAAGACGAGGTGACCACCACCACCGTCAGCCGCGCACCGCATGTCACCGCGAGCGCCACGCTAGAAGTCGAGGAGCCTCCCAGGCCCCTCA CGTACGGAGAGGTCGTCGCGACGCTGGAGAGGCTACAGCTTCAGTTGCGCAATATTTCCGGTGCTCTAGGCATCTCGGGACCCGGCGTGGAAGCGGAACTCGAAGCGGTGCGGACGCTTCTGGTGCAAAGTCGATTCGCGTCTGCCCTCGCCACACATCACGCCCTCAGAAATCGCTTAAGATCCAACAAAGTTCTCAAACATCACGCTGAAGACGCTTCCAGTTTGGCTCGCGAC TGTGTAGACATACTGGAGAAATGGCAGTCGTCGTCGACGGCAACAGGTGTCGGCGGAGCGGAAACGATCGCCGCCGTGGAGGAGCTGACCGGAATTTTGACGAGCTACGATATGGAAGCTCTTCTACTCGCTCACGACTCTATCATCTCTTACGTCGACGGATTACAAAGGAAACAGAGTCCTTCATCCTCGTCGCCGAGCGGTCCTCCGAGCCCTACCTCTAGCTGGAGAGGCTCCCGGGTCGTGGacaacattaaaattattagaatcgaGAAAACTAACGAACCTTTAGGTGCTACGGTTAGGAACGAGGGTGACGCTGTTATAATAG GTCGTGTTGTACGCGGAGGAGCGGCAGACAAGTCTGGACTCCTACACGAAGGCGATGAAGTTCTGGAAGTAAATGGCGTGGAAATGCGTGGCAAGAGCGTGAACGAGGTATGCGATATTCTAGCCGGTATGCAGGGTAGTCTGACTTTCCTCGTGCTCCCGGCACCCACGAGTCACAGGAACAATCTGTCAAGTAGAAGGGAAGACACAAATCAG ATACAACACATACGAGCCCACTTCGACTATGATCCCGAAGAAGATCCTTATATACCGTGTCGAGAATTGGGTGTCAGTTTCCAAAAGGGTGACGTGTTACACGTGATCTCTCAAGAGGATCCTAACTGGTGGCAGGCGTATAGAGAGGGTGAAGAGGATCAGACTTTGGCTGGCTTGGTACCTAGCAAAGCCTTCCAACACCA GCGAGAATCCATGAAACAGACTATCGCCGGAGACAAATCGACCGTGCGCGGCTCCAAGAAATCCAGTACGTTGTTGTGCGCCAGAAAGAatccaaagaagaaaaaacgaaacaagTTCGGGGCGAACTACAATGACGACGGGTATCCGCATTACGCAACGACTGCCATTGACG ATTATGACAGCGAGGAGGTGCTTACGTATGAAGAAGTCGCGTTGTATTATCCAAGGGCGAATCACAAAAGACCGGTAGTCCTAATAGGGCCACCAAATATTGGACGACACGAGCTGAGACAGAGGCTGATGCAAGACAGCGAGCGTTTCGCAGCGGCAATTCCTC ACACGAGTCGTCCCAGGAAGGATTCGGAAGTGGACGGCCAGGACTACCACTTCATTTCACGTTCTCAATTCGAGTCCGATATTCTTTGTCGAAAGTTCGTCGAGCACGGCGAATACGAAAAAGCTTATTACGGTACCTCCGTGGAGGCTATACGATCCGTTGTAAATTCCGGTAAAATTTGTGTTCTTAATCTCCATCCGCAAAGCCTGAAGATCCTTCGAAATTCGGACTTGAAACCGTACGTGGTGTTCGTGGCGCCGCCGAGTTTGGAGAAGCTACGACAGAAGAGGATCAAGAATAACGAGAGCTTCAAGGAGGAGGAGTTAAAGGACATTATAGAGAAAGCGCGGGAAATGGAGGACAAATACGGTCATCTGTTCGATATGATCATTATAAATACGGACACGGATCGAGCGTACAATCAGCTGCTGACGGAGATCAATTCGTTGGAACGGGAGCCTCAATGGGTGCCTGCGTCTTGGGTTCAATAA